The proteins below are encoded in one region of Campylobacter helveticus:
- the der gene encoding ribosome biogenesis GTPase Der, with protein MQSIILIGKPNVGKSSLFNRIAKQRIAITSEISGTTRDTNKIKVEVNGKEALLIDSGGLDESDELFKNVKQNSLKTAKNVDIILYLVDGKKMPDDEDRQFFYALKKLKKPMALIINKVDNKKDEERAWEFASFGVKEIFNLSVTHNVGLDELYTWLENFLHTSVLKNDEEEQSLEEFLEDFNEEREIKFKDIDENHIKIGIVGRVNVGKSSLLNALVKEQRSVVSSIAGTTIDPVNESVVYKDKVLEFIDTAGIRKRGKIQGLERFALNRTEKMLQSSQIALLVLDANEGFNELDERIAGLISKHYLGVIIVLNKWDKTSFEFDKVVKELRLDRFKFLAHAPIISVSALSGKRVHILMDKILEVFSNFTQKIPTAKLNELISKATKAHPLPHDYGKLVKIYYAVQYDLAPPKIALIMNRPKALHFSYKRYLQNQIRKEFDFEGVPLILASRKKGEKD; from the coding sequence ATGCAAAGTATCATACTTATAGGTAAGCCAAATGTCGGCAAATCAAGTCTTTTTAACCGCATCGCTAAACAAAGAATCGCCATTACAAGTGAAATTTCAGGCACGACAAGAGATACAAATAAAATCAAAGTGGAGGTTAATGGTAAAGAAGCTTTACTTATCGATAGTGGCGGGCTTGATGAAAGTGATGAGCTTTTTAAAAATGTGAAGCAAAATTCCCTAAAGACGGCTAAAAATGTGGATATTATCCTTTATCTTGTCGATGGTAAAAAAATGCCCGATGATGAGGATAGGCAATTTTTTTACGCTTTAAAGAAACTTAAAAAACCTATGGCACTTATCATTAACAAGGTCGATAATAAAAAAGATGAGGAAAGAGCTTGGGAATTTGCTAGTTTTGGAGTAAAAGAAATTTTTAATCTTTCGGTAACGCATAATGTAGGGCTTGATGAGCTTTATACTTGGCTTGAGAATTTTTTGCATACTAGTGTTTTAAAAAACGATGAAGAAGAGCAAAGTTTGGAGGAATTTTTAGAGGATTTTAATGAAGAGAGAGAGATTAAATTTAAAGACATCGATGAAAATCATATCAAAATCGGCATAGTAGGACGCGTAAATGTCGGTAAGTCAAGCCTTTTAAACGCCCTTGTGAAAGAGCAAAGAAGCGTGGTAAGTAGCATAGCTGGCACGACTATAGACCCCGTCAATGAAAGCGTGGTATATAAGGATAAGGTTTTGGAATTTATCGACACAGCTGGCATTAGAAAAAGGGGCAAAATTCAAGGGCTTGAACGCTTTGCGCTAAACCGCACGGAAAAAATGCTTCAAAGCTCTCAAATCGCTCTTTTGGTTTTGGATGCAAATGAGGGCTTTAACGAGCTTGATGAGCGTATCGCGGGGCTTATTAGTAAGCATTATTTGGGTGTGATTATCGTGCTAAATAAATGGGATAAAACAAGTTTTGAATTTGACAAGGTTGTCAAAGAGCTAAGGCTTGATAGATTTAAATTTCTTGCTCACGCACCTATTATTAGCGTGTCGGCTTTGAGTGGGAAGAGGGTGCATATTTTGATGGATAAAATTTTAGAAGTTTTTAGCAATTTCACGCAAAAAATCCCCACCGCAAAGCTTAATGAGCTTATAAGTAAAGCGACAAAAGCCCATCCCCTGCCACACGATTATGGGAAGCTTGTGAAAATTTATTATGCCGTGCAGTATGACTTAGCTCCTCCTAAAATCGCTTTGATTATGAACCGCCCTAAGGCTTTGCATTTTAGCTATAAACGCTATTTGCAAAATCAAATTAGGAAAGAATTTGATTTTGAGGGTGTGCCTTTAATCCTCGCCTCGCGTAAAAAGGGAGAGAAGGATTGA
- a CDS encoding metal ABC transporter permease — translation MLELLNYTFFQNALLAALLVSVACGAMGVLVMINRLFSMAGGITHGAFGGIGLAFYFSLPILLSASIFTLFLAFLVAFLSKRYHYRSDSFIAVIWAFGMAFGIILIDLSPGQNSDLMAYLFGSILAVSANDLWLMAFVDGAFILLLFLFYRQFELVSFDSEFAKVRGVNTSFFHYLLIAMLAFCIVISIRLVGLILVMALLSIPSFIAESFAKRLEAMMIISSCLSAIFCVLGLFLSAYFNLSSGACIIGISCLFFMLHLAFKLIKLPK, via the coding sequence ATGCTTGAGCTTTTAAACTATACCTTTTTTCAAAATGCTCTTTTAGCCGCTCTTTTGGTTAGCGTAGCGTGTGGAGCTATGGGAGTTTTAGTGATGATAAACCGCCTTTTTTCTATGGCTGGAGGCATTACGCACGGAGCTTTTGGAGGGATAGGCTTGGCATTTTATTTTTCCTTGCCTATTTTACTTAGCGCAAGCATTTTTACACTTTTTTTAGCTTTTTTAGTTGCCTTTTTAAGCAAACGCTATCATTATAGAAGCGATAGTTTCATCGCTGTGATTTGGGCGTTTGGAATGGCGTTTGGGATTATTTTGATTGATTTAAGTCCGGGTCAAAATAGCGATTTGATGGCTTATTTATTTGGCTCAATTTTAGCAGTTTCTGCGAATGATTTATGGCTAATGGCTTTTGTTGATGGTGCTTTTATTTTGCTTTTATTTTTATTTTATAGACAATTTGAGCTTGTAAGCTTTGATAGCGAATTCGCAAAAGTGAGAGGGGTAAATACAAGCTTTTTTCACTATCTTTTAATCGCAATGCTTGCCTTTTGTATTGTCATTTCCATACGCCTTGTAGGGCTTATTTTAGTGATGGCACTTCTTAGTATCCCAAGTTTTATCGCAGAATCTTTTGCCAAAAGACTTGAGGCTATGATGATAATTTCTTCTTGTTTGAGTGCTATTTTTTGTGTGCTTGGTTTATTTTTAAGTGCGTATTTTAATCTTTCAAGTGGGGCTTGCATTATTGGAATTTCTTGTCTCTTTTTTATGCTTCATCTTGCTTTTAAGCTTATCAAACTCCCAAAATAA
- a CDS encoding DMT family transporter — MLRVIKHNLGVYFMILACLDFALMSACAKILSEELSSIEIMFFRNIIGVIFMLYMLRKLRTHKEGGRLWLLIFRGVVGTLSLYLFFYNISNITLGGAFAFQKTSPIFITLIAFVIFKENIGLKGWFGILIAFLGVLLIAQPWANGNGFDLKNSALGVLSGFLAALALTSVRELRGYYATEQIAFSFVFIGALMPLISMLVGEFYTSEKLDFLIAPFVMPSFTAWIFILAMGILGAIYQIHITKSYGIAKQAGVVAGVSYLDVVFSIIIGMLLGDSFPSAMVFLGIIGIVGGGLILMKNK, encoded by the coding sequence ATGCTAAGGGTGATTAAGCATAATTTGGGCGTTTATTTTATGATTCTAGCTTGTTTAGACTTTGCGCTAATGAGTGCTTGTGCGAAAATTTTAAGCGAAGAGTTAAGCTCCATAGAAATTATGTTTTTTCGCAATATCATTGGTGTGATTTTTATGCTTTATATGCTAAGGAAATTAAGAACCCATAAAGAGGGTGGGCGACTTTGGCTTTTGATTTTTAGGGGCGTTGTCGGCACACTTTCTTTATATCTTTTTTTCTATAATATCTCAAACATCACGCTTGGAGGGGCTTTTGCCTTTCAAAAAACCTCCCCCATTTTCATCACTTTAATCGCCTTTGTAATTTTTAAAGAAAATATAGGGCTTAAAGGCTGGTTTGGAATTCTCATCGCCTTTTTAGGTGTGCTTTTAATCGCACAGCCTTGGGCAAATGGTAATGGCTTTGACTTAAAAAATTCCGCTCTAGGTGTTTTAAGTGGCTTTTTAGCAGCCCTAGCACTTACAAGCGTGAGGGAATTAAGGGGCTATTATGCAACAGAGCAAATCGCCTTTTCTTTTGTCTTCATAGGTGCATTAATGCCTTTGATTTCTATGCTTGTGGGCGAATTTTACACAAGCGAAAAGCTTGATTTTCTCATCGCTCCTTTTGTTATGCCCTCTTTTACAGCTTGGATTTTTATTTTAGCGATGGGAATTTTAGGCGCGATTTATCAAATTCACATCACTAAAAGTTATGGTATCGCCAAACAAGCTGGGGTTGTGGCTGGGGTGAGTTATTTAGATGTTGTTTTTTCCATTATCATCGGTATGCTTTTGGGCGATTCTTTTCCTAGCGCTATGGTATTTTTAGGAATCATTGGTATAGTCGGCGGAGGGCTTATTTTAATGAAAAACAAATAA
- a CDS encoding methyl-accepting chemotaxis protein, translated as MTKTLGGKILACVVAIFVVVIGVIVTYNYISSSSQISTLFRSIQRGILDASYTTIDITMNVEAKQHLNAVAEQIVALDKNDVIAQRRVLMTAEELIKYPSMYIVYENDGKVILQDYHPEVGIENLSSNFDNVGLDLRDRFWYKETKEKKQGIVSSTYISSAGNYKGQRLVTATYPLIKNGEFIGVIGMDLFVGDFQKRFENFEREELPNLDVYITDTSGKIFSHKDPAIVESTTETEAEKALKEALKKAPEGEFNYNHNNEDRVGFYKQFPFGWTIVSVTTQSDYTNAINKQFFISTAIALVLLVVGAMFLVVFVKKLVAPIHSIQSGLNSFFDFINHKTQDISTINVNTSDEFGQMAKAINENILATKQGLDQDKQAVKESVETVGIVENGNLTARITANPRNPQLIELKNVLNDLLDVLQARVGKDMNKIRSIFEEFKSLDFRNRIEDATGSVEVTTNALGEEIIKMLKQSSDFANSLANESSKLQNAVQNLTTSSNSQAASLEETAAALEEITSSMQNVSQKTSDVITQSEEIKNVTSIIGDIADQINLLALNAAIEAARAGEHGRGFAVVADEVRKLAERTQKSLSEIEANTNLLVQSINDMAESIKEQTAGITQINESVAQIDQTTKDNVEIANESAIISNNVSDIANNILEDVKKKKF; from the coding sequence ATGACAAAAACACTTGGAGGCAAGATTTTAGCCTGTGTTGTGGCGATTTTTGTTGTAGTGATTGGTGTGATTGTAACTTACAACTATATTTCTAGTTCAAGTCAAATTTCCACACTTTTTAGAAGTATTCAAAGAGGTATTTTAGACGCTTCTTATACTACGATAGATATTACGATGAATGTTGAGGCAAAGCAGCATTTAAATGCTGTAGCGGAGCAAATTGTCGCACTGGATAAAAATGATGTTATCGCTCAAAGACGCGTTTTGATGACGGCGGAGGAGCTTATTAAATATCCTTCTATGTATATTGTTTATGAAAATGATGGTAAAGTTATTTTGCAGGATTACCATCCTGAAGTGGGTATTGAGAATTTATCTTCAAATTTTGATAATGTCGGTTTAGACTTAAGAGATAGATTTTGGTACAAAGAGACCAAAGAAAAGAAGCAGGGTATAGTTAGTTCCACTTACATTTCAAGTGCGGGTAATTATAAGGGTCAAAGACTTGTAACGGCAACTTATCCTTTAATTAAAAATGGCGAATTTATCGGTGTTATTGGTATGGATTTATTTGTCGGTGATTTTCAAAAAAGATTTGAAAATTTTGAAAGAGAAGAGTTGCCAAATTTAGATGTTTATATCACGGACACTAGTGGAAAAATTTTCTCTCATAAAGATCCTGCAATTGTTGAAAGCACTACGGAAACAGAAGCTGAAAAAGCTTTAAAAGAAGCTTTGAAAAAAGCTCCTGAAGGTGAGTTTAATTATAATCATAATAATGAAGATAGAGTGGGCTTTTACAAGCAGTTTCCTTTTGGCTGGACCATAGTTTCTGTTACAACTCAAAGTGATTATACAAACGCAATTAATAAGCAATTTTTCATCAGCACGGCAATAGCTTTAGTTTTGCTTGTTGTTGGTGCGATGTTTTTAGTGGTGTTTGTGAAAAAGCTTGTCGCTCCAATTCACTCCATCCAATCCGGTCTTAACTCCTTCTTCGATTTCATCAACCATAAAACACAAGACATCTCTACTATCAATGTAAATACAAGTGATGAGTTTGGTCAAATGGCAAAAGCCATTAATGAAAATATCCTAGCAACTAAACAAGGACTTGACCAAGATAAACAAGCCGTCAAAGAAAGCGTAGAAACAGTAGGCATAGTAGAAAATGGTAACCTCACTGCAAGAATCACAGCTAATCCTAGAAACCCACAACTTATAGAACTCAAAAATGTTTTAAATGATCTTCTTGATGTTTTACAAGCTAGAGTGGGTAAAGATATGAATAAAATCCGTTCTATCTTTGAAGAATTTAAAAGCCTAGACTTTAGAAATAGAATTGAAGATGCAACAGGTAGTGTAGAAGTAACAACTAATGCCTTAGGCGAAGAAATCATCAAAATGCTAAAACAAAGCTCAGACTTTGCAAATTCTTTAGCCAATGAAAGCTCCAAATTACAAAACGCTGTGCAAAACTTAACAACAAGTTCAAATTCTCAAGCAGCTTCTTTAGAAGAAACAGCTGCTGCTTTAGAAGAGATTACTTCCTCTATGCAAAATGTCTCTCAAAAGACAAGTGATGTTATCACTCAAAGTGAAGAGATTAAAAATGTAACAAGCATTATAGGTGATATAGCTGACCAAATCAATCTTCTAGCCCTTAATGCTGCCATAGAAGCTGCAAGAGCAGGAGAACACGGAAGAGGCTTTGCCGTCGTGGCTGATGAAGTTAGAAAACTAGCTGAAAGAACCCAAAAGTCTTTAAGTGAGATAGAAGCAAATACTAACCTTCTCGTTCAATCTATCAATGATATGGCAGAAAGTATTAAAGAGCAAACTGCTGGTATCACTCAAATCAATGAAAGTGTAGCTCAAATCGACCAAACCACTAAAGATAATGTAGAAATAGCTAATGAAAGTGCTATCATCTCTAATAATGTTAGTGATATAGCAAATAATATCCTTGAAGATGTGAAGAAGAAGAAGTTTTAA
- the serS gene encoding serine--tRNA ligase, which translates to MLDLKRLQNDFESVVLKLKNKKVDEALLKNLSEIFTLLKKERGLLEEFQAFQNKFSKELANAENKEELKQKLSENKTKISTQNQKVKELEEKLEDLAFKIPNIPDDDVIVGADEDENLELKKVLTPPQFDFEPKEHFELGEKLGWLDFVRGVKIAQSRFCVLKSEAALLNRALINYMIDFNRTRGFELVNVPFLVNQAAMFGTGQLPKFREDMYKIDDEDLYLISTSEIALTNLFSDEILNAENLPIKMTAYSACFRKEAGSAGRDTRGIIRQHQFEKVELVSITSPEQSESVFNEMCECASDLLSSLGLAHRLMMLCTGDLGFSAAKTIDLEVWLPGQNKYREISSVSNCRDFQARRAKIRYKNEQGKNELVHTLNGSSLAVGRTLVAIMENYQDKDGKVIIPDVLRKYF; encoded by the coding sequence ATGCTAGATTTAAAAAGATTGCAAAATGACTTTGAGAGTGTGGTGCTTAAGCTTAAAAATAAAAAAGTTGATGAGGCTTTATTAAAAAATTTAAGTGAAATTTTTACACTTTTAAAAAAAGAAAGAGGGCTTTTAGAGGAATTTCAAGCCTTTCAAAATAAATTTAGCAAAGAGTTAGCAAATGCCGAAAATAAAGAAGAATTAAAACAAAAATTAAGTGAAAATAAGACAAAAATTTCTACGCAAAATCAAAAGGTAAAAGAGCTAGAAGAGAAACTTGAGGATTTGGCTTTTAAAATTCCAAATATCCCCGATGATGATGTTATTGTGGGGGCTGATGAAGATGAGAATTTAGAGCTTAAAAAGGTGCTAACCCCACCGCAATTTGATTTTGAGCCTAAGGAGCATTTTGAGCTTGGTGAGAAACTTGGTTGGCTTGATTTTGTGCGAGGGGTTAAGATAGCGCAGAGTCGTTTTTGTGTGCTTAAAAGTGAGGCGGCTTTACTTAACCGTGCTTTGATAAATTATATGATAGATTTTAACCGAACAAGAGGATTTGAATTAGTCAATGTGCCTTTTTTGGTTAATCAAGCTGCGATGTTTGGCACGGGACAACTGCCGAAATTTAGAGAAGATATGTATAAGATAGATGATGAGGATTTATATCTTATTTCCACTTCCGAAATCGCCCTAACAAATCTTTTTAGCGATGAAATTTTAAATGCGGAAAATTTACCCATCAAAATGACGGCTTATAGTGCGTGTTTTAGAAAAGAAGCTGGTAGTGCAGGACGCGATACAAGAGGCATTATAAGACAGCATCAGTTTGAAAAAGTTGAACTTGTAAGCATTACAAGCCCAGAGCAAAGCGAAAGCGTGTTTAATGAAATGTGTGAGTGTGCGAGTGATTTGCTTAGTTCGCTTGGTTTAGCACACCGCTTGATGATGCTTTGCACGGGAGATTTAGGCTTTAGTGCGGCTAAGACGATTGATTTAGAAGTTTGGTTGCCCGGACAAAATAAATATAGAGAAATTTCTTCTGTGTCAAATTGTCGCGATTTTCAAGCAAGAAGGGCGAAAATTCGCTATAAAAACGAGCAGGGTAAAAATGAGCTCGTGCATACGCTCAATGGCTCTTCTTTGGCAGTAGGTAGAACTTTAGTAGCGATTATGGAAAATTACCAAGATAAAGATGGTAAAGTGATTATCCCTGATGTCTTGCGAAAGTATTTTTGA
- a CDS encoding ABC transporter ATP-binding protein: MLYFKINNLNYSYDKEEILKNINLSYDSREFLSIIGANGAGKSTLLKLILGLLNSKKQVEFFNIQKNEIAYVPQHSLANPNFNARALEIVLMGLVSQKIFGFYTKKDKEKAMKALKSVGMEEFWDKSLNELSGGQRQKVLIARALVYQCKLLILDEPTASVDSKSAVQIFEMLSALHSEGMGVITVCHDINLVLAYSDKIAHLNKELFLHNNDKKEKQKSTFLKHLYENHTHFCDVEMSLEHCLDCEEKNFCESKIINCPKNPTLSTIKNFRQNNA, translated from the coding sequence GTGCTTTATTTTAAAATTAACAATTTAAATTATAGCTACGACAAAGAAGAAATTTTAAAAAATATCAATCTTAGCTATGATAGCCGCGAATTTCTCTCCATCATCGGTGCAAATGGAGCTGGGAAATCAACACTCTTAAAGCTCATTTTGGGACTTTTAAACTCTAAAAAACAAGTTGAATTTTTTAATATCCAAAAAAATGAAATTGCCTATGTCCCACAACATAGCCTAGCAAATCCAAATTTCAACGCACGCGCTCTTGAAATCGTCTTAATGGGGCTTGTGAGTCAAAAAATCTTTGGCTTTTATACAAAAAAAGACAAAGAAAAAGCGATGAAAGCCCTTAAAAGCGTAGGTATGGAGGAGTTTTGGGATAAAAGTTTAAATGAATTAAGTGGAGGACAAAGGCAAAAAGTGCTGATTGCTAGGGCTTTGGTGTATCAATGCAAATTGTTAATTTTAGATGAGCCAACAGCAAGTGTTGATAGCAAGAGTGCGGTGCAAATTTTTGAAATGCTAAGCGCCTTGCATAGTGAGGGAATGGGCGTTATAACCGTGTGCCACGATATTAACCTAGTCCTTGCTTATAGTGATAAAATCGCACATTTAAATAAAGAGCTTTTTTTACACAACAACGACAAAAAAGAAAAGCAAAAAAGCACCTTTTTAAAGCATTTGTATGAAAATCACACGCATTTTTGTGATGTGGAGATGAGTTTGGAGCATTGCTTAGACTGCGAGGAAAAAAACTTTTGCGAAAGTAAAATTATAAATTGTCCCAAAAATCCCACTTTAAGCACAATTAAAAATTTTAGGCAAAATAATGCTTGA
- a CDS encoding DNA-methyltransferase produces the protein MGKNLENNIFNYKNINLYQNSALYKDILNENSLDLIITSPPYNVGIEYNSNEDSNDYKSYLEFSKQWIQNCFLWAKDGARFCLNIPLDKNKGGQQSVGADLTTLAKQIGWNYHSTIVWNEGNISRRTAWGSWLSASAPYVIAPVELILVLYKGSWKKKHKGISDISKEEFMAWTNGLWSFNGESKKRIGHPAPFPRELPKRCIKLFSYVGDVVCDPFSGSGTTMIESYLNNRQFIGIELDKEYCELSKKRFLETIEKERGIFDEK, from the coding sequence ATGGGAAAAAATTTAGAAAACAATATTTTTAATTATAAAAATATCAATTTATATCAAAATTCAGCTCTTTATAAAGACATTCTAAATGAAAATTCCCTTGACTTAATCATTACTTCACCCCCTTATAATGTTGGCATAGAATACAATTCAAATGAGGATTCTAACGATTACAAAAGCTATTTAGAATTTTCTAAACAATGGATACAAAATTGCTTTTTGTGGGCAAAAGATGGCGCAAGATTCTGCCTGAATATCCCATTAGATAAAAATAAAGGCGGACAGCAAAGTGTGGGCGCGGATTTAACGACTTTAGCAAAGCAAATTGGTTGGAATTACCACAGCACGATTGTTTGGAATGAGGGTAATATCTCACGCCGCACAGCGTGGGGGAGTTGGCTTAGTGCTTCTGCACCTTATGTGATTGCACCTGTGGAGCTTATCCTTGTGCTTTATAAGGGGAGTTGGAAGAAAAAGCATAAGGGCATAAGCGATATAAGTAAAGAGGAATTTATGGCTTGGACAAATGGGCTATGGAGTTTTAACGGAGAATCTAAAAAGCGCATAGGACACCCAGCCCCTTTTCCTAGAGAGCTTCCTAAGCGGTGCATTAAGCTTTTTTCTTATGTGGGTGATGTGGTGTGCGACCCTTTTAGTGGTAGTGGGACAACAATGATAGAATCCTATCTTAACAACCGGCAATTTATAGGCATTGAGCTTGATAAGGAATATTGCGAACTAAGCAAAAAACGATTTTTAGAAACGATAGAAAAAGAAAGAGGTATTTTTGATGAAAAATAA
- a CDS encoding shikimate kinase, whose amino-acid sequence MKMKNILFIGFMGCGKSTLARDFARESGRVFIDSDTLIEMQFNLSVSEIFANFGEKTFRQEEQKMAYFLAQLKGICIATGGGFINVKDLDKIGFCVYLRASFEYLKNRLNKEEIAKRPLFYEEEKARNLYNSRINLYEKKANLILDIENQSVESLIDELKKRIK is encoded by the coding sequence ATAAAAATGAAAAATATCCTTTTTATCGGTTTTATGGGCTGTGGTAAAAGCACTTTAGCCAGGGATTTTGCGAGGGAAAGTGGGCGTGTATTTATCGATAGTGATACTTTAATTGAAATGCAGTTTAATTTAAGTGTGAGTGAAATTTTTGCAAATTTTGGCGAGAAAACTTTTCGTCAAGAAGAGCAAAAAATGGCATATTTTTTAGCACAGCTAAAGGGTATTTGTATAGCCACAGGAGGCGGATTTATCAATGTAAAAGATTTAGATAAAATAGGCTTTTGTGTGTATTTAAGGGCAAGTTTTGAGTATTTAAAAAATCGTTTAAACAAAGAAGAAATAGCAAAAAGACCGCTTTTTTATGAGGAAGAAAAAGCAAGGAATTTGTATAATTCAAGAATTAATTTATACGAAAAAAAGGCAAATTTAATTTTAGATATAGAAAATCAAAGCGTAGAAAGCTTGATAGATGAATTAAAAAAGAGGATAAAATGA
- the trpS gene encoding tryptophan--tRNA ligase: protein MRVLTGLQPSGDLHIGNFFGAIKPMIEAQDDSEMFMFIANYHAMTSSQKGEILKQNALKAAAAFLSLGIKPEKSIFWLQSDVKEVLELYWILSQFSPMGLLERAHSYKDKVAKGLPSSHGLFSYPVLMAADILLFDTQIVPVGKDQIQHVEIARDIAIKVNNEWGEIFTLPEARVNENVAVVPGTNGAKMSKSYQNTIDIFANEKLRKKQISSIVTDSTPLEEPKKWQECNIFQISKLFLDEEGQEELKKRYERGGEGYGHFKMYLNELVNAYFKEATESYENYLKEPKKLEEILEFGASKARKIARAKMQKIYEKIGL from the coding sequence ATGAGAGTTTTGACGGGATTACAACCGAGTGGAGATTTACATATAGGGAATTTTTTTGGTGCGATTAAGCCGATGATTGAAGCACAAGATGATAGTGAAATGTTTATGTTTATTGCAAATTATCACGCAATGACTTCGAGCCAAAAGGGAGAAATTTTAAAGCAAAATGCCCTTAAAGCCGCTGCCGCTTTTTTAAGTCTTGGCATAAAGCCTGAAAAAAGCATTTTTTGGCTTCAAAGTGATGTTAAAGAAGTGCTTGAGCTTTACTGGATTTTATCGCAGTTTAGTCCTATGGGTTTGCTAGAAAGAGCGCATAGTTATAAAGACAAGGTGGCTAAGGGCTTACCTTCTTCACACGGACTTTTTTCTTATCCTGTTTTAATGGCGGCGGATATTTTGCTTTTTGATACGCAAATTGTGCCTGTGGGAAAAGACCAAATTCAGCATGTTGAAATCGCAAGAGATATTGCCATAAAGGTCAATAATGAATGGGGAGAAATTTTCACTCTGCCAGAAGCTAGAGTAAATGAAAATGTCGCTGTGGTGCCTGGCACAAATGGGGCTAAGATGAGTAAATCTTACCAAAATACCATAGATATTTTTGCAAATGAAAAATTAAGAAAAAAACAAATTTCTTCTATCGTAACAGATAGCACCCCTTTAGAAGAGCCAAAAAAATGGCAAGAGTGTAATATCTTTCAAATTTCTAAGCTTTTTTTAGATGAAGAGGGGCAAGAAGAATTAAAGAAGCGTTATGAAAGAGGTGGCGAGGGCTATGGGCATTTTAAGATGTATTTAAATGAGCTTGTAAATGCTTATTTTAAAGAAGCGACAGAAAGCTATGAGAATTATTTAAAAGAGCCTAAAAAACTTGAAGAAATTTTAGAATTTGGGGCGAGTAAAGCAAGAAAGATAGCTAGAGCAAAAATGCAAAAAATTTATGAAAAAATAGGGCTTTAA
- a CDS encoding metal ABC transporter solute-binding protein, Zn/Mn family, whose amino-acid sequence MQKILFFLLFTLSFLVAKPIVSVSIAPQEFFVKKIAGDSVEINTLLPQNSDEHTFEFKASHLSKLEKSDIYFTMGLEFEKVFLDKFKRNFPNLSIVNTQKNIHFLEFEEEHEHHDHDHAKDIHTWLDPILVKILATNIATALKEKYPQNAKVYENNLQNFHKELESLNSQIDEELKGVKNRKFIVYHPSWAYFAKRYHLEQIPVEIAGKEPKISDLKRIIKKAREENIKVIFVQPGFPENAARVLAKECNARIAMINHLSKEWDKELLETTKALKKAF is encoded by the coding sequence ATGCAAAAAATTCTATTCTTTTTACTTTTTACTCTTAGTTTTTTAGTCGCAAAACCCATAGTCAGCGTTAGCATTGCTCCGCAGGAATTTTTTGTCAAAAAAATCGCAGGAGATAGCGTAGAAATTAACACGCTCTTACCGCAAAATAGTGATGAGCATACCTTTGAATTTAAAGCATCTCATCTTAGCAAACTTGAAAAAAGCGATATTTATTTTACGATGGGTTTGGAATTTGAAAAAGTTTTTTTAGATAAATTTAAGCGTAATTTTCCAAACTTAAGCATTGTAAATACTCAAAAAAATATTCACTTTTTAGAATTTGAAGAAGAACACGAGCATCACGACCACGACCACGCTAAGGATATACACACTTGGCTTGATCCCATTTTAGTCAAAATCCTAGCGACAAACATAGCCACAGCCCTCAAAGAAAAATACCCACAAAATGCTAAAGTATATGAAAACAATTTGCAAAATTTTCATAAAGAACTAGAAAGTCTAAATTCACAAATCGATGAGGAATTAAAAGGAGTGAAAAATCGCAAATTTATCGTTTATCACCCTTCTTGGGCATATTTTGCAAAACGCTATCATTTGGAGCAAATTCCGGTAGAAATAGCAGGAAAAGAGCCTAAAATCAGTGATTTAAAACGCATTATAAAAAAAGCAAGAGAAGAAAATATCAAAGTCATTTTCGTGCAGCCGGGCTTTCCTGAAAATGCTGCAAGGGTTTTAGCAAAAGAGTGCAATGCAAGAATTGCAATGATTAATCATCTCTCAAAGGAGTGGGACAAAGAGCTTTTAGAAACGACTAAGGCGTTAAAAAAGGCTTTTTAG